The Bradyrhizobium barranii subsp. barranii genome segment CATCGACACGACGGTCGTCAGCCAGACCACCGCGCCCCACGGCGTCGCGAGCCAGAGGCCGACCGCGGCAACGAGCTCGATCACGGCAAAATAGACGGTGGCGGCCTGCCAGGCCATCGACTGGTTCTCGAACGCCTCGTCCTCGCCGCCGACGAAGCCGGTGACCTGGGCCCAGTGATAGAGGCCCTTCAGAATCGACAGCAGTGCCATCACGCGCAGGAACAGCACGAGCCGGCGCGTCCAGACATTGTCGTCGGACTCGGGGCGCTCCGACGAGATCGCCGCCACCGACATCGCGTTGTCTCTGGCGTTGTCTCTGGCGGCGTCCCTGGCACTGGCGCCGTCGCGGGCCGCATCGCGGGTGGAGATTTCGGACATGGTCCCCTTCTGGCTGCTTCGCCCCGCAAAATCAATCGGCTGCCCGATTGACCTCAATTTTGCCTTGCGGCAGGTCAAGCCGCGGTGACGGGAACCATGCGAGCTGGTATAAGAATAATTCCAGCCGGAGGAAGAATGATGGCGATCAAATACGGACGACCGATCGAATTGCGCGAGGTTTCGCGCCGGGATGGCGCCAGTGCCTCCCCTGCCCTCGATCTGGCCGTCCGCCCGCGCCGCAACCGCAAGGCCGAATGGGCCCGGCGCATGGTGCGCGAGAACGTGCTGACCACCGACGATCTGATCTGGCCGCTGTTCCTGATCGACGGCAACAACAAGCGCGAGCAGATCGCCTCGATGCCGGGCGTCGACCGCCTCAGCGTCGACCAGGCCGTGCGCGAGGCCGAGCGCGCCATGAAGCTCACCATCCCCTGCCTCGCGCTGTTTCCCTACACCGACCCGTCCCTGCGCGACGAGGAAGGCTCCGAGGCGACCAATCCGAACAACCTGGTCTGCCAGGCGGTGCGCGCGATCAAGAAGGAGTTTCCTGACATCGGCATCCTCTGCGACGTCGCGCTCGATCCCTTCACCAGCCACGGCCATGACGGCCTGATCTCCGACGGCAAGATTTTGAACGACGAGACGGTCGCGGTGCTGGTGCGTCAGGCGCTGGTCCAGGCCGAAGCCGGCTGCGACATCATCGCGCCCTCCGACATGATGGACGGCCGCGTCGCCGCGATCCGCGAGGGGCTGGACCGCTCTGGCCTGCTCGACGTGCAGATCATGGCCTATGCGGCCAAATACGCCTCCGCCTTCTACGGCCCGTTCCGCGACGCCATCGGTTCGGCCAAGACGCTGACCGGCGACAAGCGCACCTACCAGATGGACAGCGCCAACACCGACGAGGCGCTGCGCGAGGTCGATCTCGACATCTCCGAGGGCGCCGACATGGTGATGGTGAAGCCCGGCATGCCCTATCTCGACGTGGTCCGGCGCGTGAAGGACACCTTTGCGATGCCGACCTTCGCCTACCAGGTCTCCGGCGAATACGCGATGATCGCAGCGGCCGCCAACAATGGCTGGCTCGACGGCGAGCGCGCGATGATGGAGAGCCTGTTGGCGTTCAAGCGCGCCGGCGCCGACGGCGTGCTCAGCTATTTTGCGCCGAAGGTGGCGGAGAAGCTGCGGAGCCAAACGTAAGGCATCGCGGGGTGGGCCAAGCGGCTTGTCCGCCGTAGCTCGAAGAGCGAAGGCGGAAGCGTGCCCACCATGCCAGCTAGCGATCGCGGAACGATGGTGGGCACGGCGCTAACGCGCCTTTGCCCACCCTACGACGCCTTCCCTGAACGACAGCGGTAACAGCCCCGCCCCCGAATTGCCGGAATATTTCGGCTTGTTGACGCCCGCACGCCCTTGGCACGGGGATGACTTGCTCCCATGTCCTGCCACGGGAGTTTCGCTTGGGAGAACGGACTATGTCGTATTCGGACTCGGGCAATGCCTGGCGCAATGACGGCGCCATGCAACCGCACGCCTTCGATCCCTATCTGCACCCGGAATTGTTCCGTGGCGTGGCAACGCGGCGGGCGTTCGCGTTCCTGATCGACATGGTCGTGATCTCCGTTCCCGTGATCCTCGGCTACATCTTCATCGCGCTGTTTGGCATCGTCACGCTCGGCATCGGCTGGGCGCTGTTCTGGCTGGCCTGGCCGGCCTCCGTTGTTTGGGCGATCGTCTATTACGGTGCCTGCATCGGCGGTCCGTCGTCCGCGACGATCGGCATGCGCCTGATGGATCTGGAGTTGCGCACCTGGTACGGCGCGCCCGGCTATTTCGTGCTCGGCGCCACCCATGCCGTGCTGTTCTGGGTGACGGTCTCGTTCCTGACACCTTTCGTGGTGCTGGTTGGGCTGTTCAACGGCCGCCGGCGCCTGCTGCATGATGTCGTGCTGGGAACGGTCGTGATCAACAATTCTGTCCGCGCGCCCGTGCCGCAGGCCGCAAGGACCTACTGAGAGCCTGATGATCAAGAACCTATCAACCAGGACCGACTAAACTGACCGATCAGACCTGCCGAGTAGACCGATTGACCGGGGGCCTTCGTAGCGCGATGTTAATGCCCACTTTGGAGGCCCACGACGTCCCTTGACCCAGCACTCGCGCGACACCCCCCAATTTTACCTCACGGCGCCCTCTCCCTGCCCGTATCTGCCGGGCCGGCATGAGCGCAAGGTGTTTACGCACCTCGTGGGGGAGCGCGCGGGCGACCTCAACGACCTCCTGACCCATGGCGGGTTCCGCCGCAGCCAGTCGATCGCCTACCGGCCGGCCTGTGACCAGTGCCGCGCCTGCGTCTCCGTCCGGGTGGTCGCCAACGAATTCCGCCCCTCCCGAAACTTCCGCAAGGTGATCGCGCGCAACGCCGACATCATCGGCGAGCAGCGCAGTGCGGTGCCGACCTCCGAGCAATATTCGGTGTTCCGCGCCTATCTCGACTCCCGCCACCGCCATGGCGGCATGGCCGACATGACCGTGCTCGATTACGCCATGATGGTCGAGGACAGCCATGTCGAGACCCGCATCATCGAGTACCGCAAGCGCGGCCCCGACAGCGGTATCACCGGCCGCGGTGAGGAGCTGATCGCGGTGGCGCTGACCGACGTGCTCAGCGACGGCCTCTCGATGGTCTATTCGTTCTTCGAGCCGAGCCAGGTCAGCCGGTCGATGGGCACCTTCATGATCCTCAACCACATCGCCCGCGCCCGCCGCCAGGGGCTGCCTTACGTCTATCTCGGCTACTGGATCGAAGGCTCGAAGAAGATGGACTACAAGGCCCGCTTCCTGCCGCAGCAGCGCCTCGCGCCGTCAGGTTGGCTGCGCATCGACGCGCAAGGTGACGCGACGTCAGAGCCGCAGGATTAGCTCGCTGTCATGCCCCGGCTTGACCGGGGCATGACAGTACGCCGCGGCTTCTCGGCTCAATCACAAACGTCTCTGGAATACCGGGTCGCCCGGTCAAGCCGGGCGACGATGGCGGTGTGTTGGGCGAACACTCACCCGAACAGCGTATCCACCAGCAACTTCACGTTCAAAATCACGATGATGCCCGCGACGATCCACGCGATCGCGGCGACGTATGGCGGTATCGCGAACTTCCCCATCTTGCGCCGATCCGAGACGAAGCGCACCAGCGGGATGACGGCGAAGGGCAGCTGCATCGACAGCACGACCTGGCTGAACACCAGCAGATCGGCTGTGCCACGTTCGCCATAGATCGCGGTGACGACGATCACCGGAACGATGGCGATGCCGCGCGTCAGCAATCGCCGCGCCCAGCTCGGCAAACGCAAGTCAAGAAAACCTTCCATCACGATCTGGCCGGCGAGCGTCGCTGTCACCGTCGAGTTCAGGCCCGAGGCGAGCAGCGCAATCGCAAACAGCGTCGAGGCGATACCGAGGCCGAGCAGCGGCGACAACAGCTCGAAGGCCTGGCCGATCTCGGCGACGTCGGAATGGCCGCTCTTGTGGAAGGTCGCGGCTGCCACGACAAGGATCGCGGCATTGATGAACAGTGCCAGCATCAGGGCGATGGTCGAGTCCGTCGTCGCCCATTTGATCGCTTCGCGCCGGCCGGTGTCGTTGCGCTCATAGGCACGCGTCTGCACGATCGAGGAGTGCAGATAGAGATTATGCGGCATCACGGTCGCGCCGATGATGCCGATCGCGATGTAGAGCATTTCCGGATTGGTGAAGATCTCGGTCTTCGGCATGAAGCCGTGCAGGACTTCCGCCATCGGTGGCGCGGCGGCCACGATCTGGACCACGAAGCAGACCGCGATCACGACAAGCATCGCGATGACGAACGCTTCGAGGAAGCGAAAGCCGCGGTTCATCAGGAGCAGCAGCAGGAACGCATCGAGCGCAGCCAGCAGCGCGCCGCCGATCAGGGGAATGCCGAACAGCAGTTTGAGCGCGATCGCTGTGCCGATGACCTCGGCGAGATCGCAGGCGATGATCGCCGCCTCGCAGGCGAGCCAGAGCAGGAAGTTCACCGCCGGCGAATAGGTCGCGCGGCAGGCCTGCGCGAGGTCGCGGTCGGTGACGATGCCGAGCCGCGCCGCCAGCGACTGGAGCAGGATCGCCATCAAATTCGAGAGCAGGATGACCGAAAGCAGCGTGTAGCCGAACTTCGACCCTCCGGCGAGGTCGGTCGCCCAGTTGCCGGGGTCCATGTAGCCGACCGAGACCAGATAGCCGGGGCCGACAAAGGCGAGGAATCGCCGCCACCACACCCCCGCCGTGGGGATGGCAATCGTGGCGTTCACCTCGGCGAGGCTCTTGGTAGCAGGCGCATCAGTGCGCCTGCCGGCGGCATCTTGGGTCAAATCGGGGGAGCGGGCATCCATAGCAGCAGAATACCGAAGTCGAAGCTTATTGCAACTCATTTGCAACTGCATCTAGCCGATGAGGTCCCGACGCGGCGGTTATCCGCCGCCCTGTCGGGAAGCGGGTGGGTTTGGCCGTCCTCGGGGGCGGATACTGGCGCCAACACGACTTTGCAGGAAATGCGCCATGTCAAACCCGCTTCGCCTCCCCGACACCTTCAACCGCCTCGCCTGGTCCAACCTGGCGGCGCAATCGGCCGAGCAGATCGCGCTGGCCGCGGCCCCCATCGTCGCCGTGCTCACGCTGGGTGTTGCGGAAGGCCAGACCGGCCTGCTCCAGACCGCCCTCACCCTGCCCTTTGTCCTGTTCGCCATTCCGGCCGGCCTACTCGCCGACCGCATCTCCCGCCGCTCGCTGATGGCGGGTGCCGAAGCGCTGCGCGCGGTCGCGCTGGCGGCCATCGTGCTGCTGCTCACACTTGGCGCGTTCAATTTGCCGCTGCTGGCTCTGCTCGGCTTTGCCGCCGTATGCGGCACGGTCGTCTACAGCGTGGCGGCGCCGGCCCTGGTGCCCTCGCTGGTGAGCGCGGAGCTGTTGCCGTCGGCAAATGCCCGCATCGAACTCGCCCGCACCATCGCCTTTGCAAGCGGGCCTGCGCTCGGCGGCGCGCTGGTCGGCTGGTGGGGTGCGAGCCCGGCCTTCGGCTTCGCCGCGGCGCTCTCGGCCATCGCCGTCGTGCTGCTCTCCGGCATCTACGAGCCCACCCGGACTCCCTCGCCGCGGCGCCATCCGTTCCAGGACATCCGCGAGGGCGCGGCCTTCGTGTTCCACCATCCGCTGCTGCGGCCGGTGTTCATTACCCAGTTCATCTTCAACACCGGCTGGTTCCTCCAGATCGCCGTGTTCGTGCCGTATGCCGTGCGCCATCTCGGCCTGACGGCCGCAGGCGTCGGCAGCGTGCTGACGATGTACGGCGTCGGCATGGTGATCGGCGCGCTGTTCGCCACGCGCGTGATGAAGCGCATCGCCTTCGGGACGGTGGTCGGCCTTGGTCCGGTTACGGGTTTCGTCGCCGCGGTGGTGATGGCGCTGACGGTGCTGGTCCCCTCGCCCTCGCTCGCGGCCCTGAGCTTCTTCCTGCTCGGGGTCGGGCCGATCCTGTGGGTGATTTCGACCACGACCCTGCGCCAGTCCGTGACGCCGCCGCGCCTGCTCGGACGCGTCTCCGCCATCAACATCATGAGCTACGGCGCCCGCCCGCTCGGCTCGGCGCTGGGCGCGATCGTCGGCGGCTTCTGGAGCGCGGAGGCCTGCCTGTATCTCGCAGCCGCCGTGTTCGGCGTTCAGGCGCTGGTGATCTGGCTCTCTCCCGCCGTGGCGCTGGATCGGCAGCCGGCCATGGTGGGGGACGAAGTGCCGGCGCGGTGCTAGTACCCACTTTTCTTGGAACGTGAGTCGTGATTCAAGGTCGGGATGATACCCGAAGCAAGAGAAGTCCACCTTTCGAGGAAAGATCGCAAGGTGCTTGAGGCGTGCTGTCGCTCACCGGTGACGTTGCAGCGCGATTTGAAGCGGGCGCGGATAGTTCTGTTGGCGGCGGATGGGCGCAGCACCCGGTCGATCGCCAAGGAAGTTGGGGTCCAGCCGCGGATTGTCAGCCTTTGGCGGCATCGCTATGCCGACCATGGCCTTGAAGGGCTGCAAGACAAGCCGCGGCCTGGCAAGCAGCCGATCTATACGAAGACGACCGACAAGCGGATTCTGAAGCTGCTGGATAAGCCGCCACCGCAAGGGTTTGCGCGCTGGACCGGCCCCCTGCTGGCCGAGGCGCTGGGCGATGTCGATGTCCAATATGTCTGGCGGTTCCTGCGCAGCCACAAGATTGACCTGGTGGCTCGCAAGTCCTGGTGCGAGAGCAACGACCCGAACTTTACGGCCAAAGCCGCCGATGTTGTCGGCCTCTATGTCGCGCCGCCGGCGAAGGCCATTGTGCTGTGCGTGGACGAGAAGCCCTCGATCCAGGCTTTGGAGCGAGCGCAGGGTTATCTGAAGTTGCCCAATGGCCGCGCCTTAACCGGCCAAAGCCACGATTACAAGCGGCATGGCACCACAACATTGTTTGCGGCGCTCGAAGTCGCCACCGGAAAGATCATCGCGACCAATTCAAAACGCCGGCGCCGCGTCGAGTTTCTCGATTTCATGAACAGCGTCACCGCGGCTTTTCCGAACCGCAAGCTTCACGTCATCCTCGACAACCTCAACACCCATAAAAAGAACGAGGACTGGCTCAAGGCCCACCCCAACGTGCAATTTCATTTCACGCCGACAAGTGCGTCATGGCTCAATCAGGTCGAAGTATGGTTTTCCATCTTGCAGGGGCAGTCGCTCAGCGGCACCTCCTTCACGAGCCTCAAGCAGCTTCAGGAACACATCGATGCCTACGTCAACGCATACAACGACAGAGCCGAGCCCTTCGTCTGGACCAAGAAAAAGGTCCGTCAACGCCGTTTCAAAGGCCGCCGTATCACTCAGCTCTGATTCCGGGTACTAGTCCGGTACGCAATCAGCGGCGATGGCCCGCGCCAATCGGGCAACCGCCGGCGCAATGGTCTGCTGCGGGTAGCCGCTAAAGCCCAGCATCAGCGCCGACTGCGCCGGCGCCTCGATATAGTGGCGGCTCATCGCGCGAACGGTGACGCCGTGGTCGCGAGCGGCCCGTTCGATCTTCACGTCGGAAAGTCCCCGTCGCGTGTAGGCAACCAGGTGCATGCCCTGGTCCGGCGGCTCGACCGACAAATGGTCGCCCAGGCGCCGCCTCAGTGCCGCAACGAGGGTATCGCGCTGGCGGCGGTAGACTTCCCGCATTCTGCGGATGTGGGCTGCGAAATGCCCCTCCTCCATGAAGGCCGCAGCAACGGACTGGCAGAGGCTCGACGGTTGACGGTCGATCAGATAGCGCGCGGCAACGAAATTCCGCACCAGCGGGTGTGGCAGCACGGCGTAGCCAAGCCGCAGTTCGGGGAAGAGCGCCTTGTTGAGCGTTCCGACGTAAATGACCCGGCCGGCCTCATCCAGGCCCTGAAGCGAAGCGAGGGGACGGCCGCCGTAGCGGAATTCGCTGGCGTAATCGTCCTCGATGATCCAGGCGCCGGACTCGCGGGCCCAGGCGAAAAGTTCGAGGCGGCGCGCCATCGACAGGGGAACGCCTGTCGGAAACTGATGCGAGGCCGTTATGAAAACTGCGCGCGCCTTCGGGGCGCGGCGGATCCCTTCCGTGACGTTGACGCCGTGCTGGTCAACCGGGATGGCGCAAACCTTCGCGCCCGACGCAGCGAGCGTAAGACGGGTCAGGGTATAGCCGGGGTCTTCGATCCAGACCTCCTTGTCCGGCCCGGGCATGACACGTGCGACGATGTCCACGGCTTGCTGCGTGCCGGCGGTGATCACGATCTGGTCGACCTCGCAGCGCACGCCGCGTGCGGCCCGAAGATAGTCGCAAACCGACTTGCGCAGCTCCAGCAAACCACGCGGATCGCCATAGCCGAGATGATGTCGCTCAAACGATCGCAGCGTGCGCGCCGTCAGTTTGCGCCACAATTCGGCGCTACGTGCATCCAACAGCGTGCGACCCAGGTTGAAGGGACGCTCGTCATTCTGCGTCGTCACATCGACGAAATCGCCGAGGCCGTGAAAGGAGGCCACGCCTGCCGCGGCCGGTGCCGTCCGCGTCTTGCGGCCATGAGGCGCGGCAAACGGTTCAGGCAGATCGGACGCAACGTAAGTCCCCGCCCCCTTCCGGCCGAAGGCATAACCTTCGGCCAGCAGCTGCTCGAAAGCCGAAACAACCGCGGTACGCGAGACGCCGAGCTGCGCCGCAAGGTCGCGCGTCGAGGGCAACTTGGCCGCCGGACGAAGCGCTCCGGACAGAATTGCCGATCGTAGTTCGAGGTAGATTTGGCGGAATACCGGCGCCTCCGCAGTACGGTCGACGCTGAAGGAATAGAGTTCTGCCCAGCTCTGCCTGCTCTTCACGGGTCCTCGTCCGACAGGGTGAGCCGCACGTCGAGAAGTGGTATGCCGCATTAGGACCAAGTGGACCTTTGCTCAAGACCACTATTTTTCTATCCTGTTTCGGATAACAAGGAAACCTGAAATGTCCGCTCATTCGGATCGCGGCGCGGAGCGTCTTGCACCATGAGTTCACCGCAAATCCGTCGCGAGGACCGCGCCATGTCGCAGGAGCGGATCCTGGAGATGCTGGCACGCGGATATGCTGGCCATCTTGCGACAGTCAGCGAGGACGGCTTTCCCTACTGTATCCCGCTCCTCTATCTCTGGCTCGACGGTGAGGTGTATCTGCACACGACGGCCGCCCGGGGACATCTGCGCGCAAACATCGAGCGAGATCCCCGCGTCTGCATCGAGATCGATGAGCACGAAGGTGTCTTCGACTATGGCCGGTTCGAATGCGATTCCGGTCTCGCCTATCGAAGCATATGCCTGTTCGGCCGCATCAGGGTCGTGGGCGACACGGGCATCAAGCAGCGGTTCTGCGAAACGTTGATGGCCAAATACGGCAAGCCAGACACGACGCGACCGAAGGGGTTCTTCCCGCGGCTCGACATCATCACCGTCTACGCCGTCGCAATTGAGCGCATGACCGGCAAGGAGACTTCGATGCCGCCGCTTTCCGAACAATGGCCCGCCAAGGATCGAACGAAAACGCCCAATGTCTCGGCCCCTGCGATCCGCCGCTAATTCGCCAGATATCGCTCGTAGCTCCCGGTCACCGGCTCGCTCGTATCGACCTCAGGATCGAGCGTGTAGAGGTCCTGCGCGCGGCCGATGCCGCGCAGCGCGTAGCGTCCGGTGGAGACGAGGTAGCGACGGCCGGTGGCGTCCAGGCCCTTGTAGAACTCGGCCGAGGCCAGCAGCTCGCGGTCGACCGAGCGGCTCATCGAGGCGATGCGACTGACCTCGTTGACGGTGGGGCCGACGACGGTGAAGTCGAGCCGGTCCGCGCTGCCGATATTGCCGTAAAAGACCTCGCCGACATGCAGGCCGATATAGGCCGACGTCGTGGGACGGCCGTCGGCCTCCCGCCGCTTGTTCAGCGCAGCGACGTTCTTGCGGAACAGATGCTCAGCGCGCAGCGCAGCGCGCCGCGCGTCCGACATGTCCTCCCCCCAGAACATCGCGAGCACGCCATCGCCGATCAGCTTCAGGACGTCGCCGCCGGCATCGTGGATCGCGTCGATCACGGCCTGGGCATAGTCGTTGAGGAACGGGATGATCTCGTCGGGGCCGATGCTCTCGCTGATCCCGGTCGAGCCGCGCAAATCCGAATACCACAGCACGGCGTTGATGCGCTCGGTGACGCCGCGCGTGATGCGCCCGCCCAGCACCTGCGCGGAGGCATCGCGGCCGAGATAGACGCGGCCGAGGGTTCGCGCGATGTCGACCTGCTGCGCCGACTTGATCGCGAGCCCCAGCACCGGCACGAGATCGCGCAGAGCTTCGAGCTCGGGTTCGGAGAAGCCGCTGTCGCGGCGCGTGGTCCAGCAGGAATAGAGGCAATCCATCAGGCCGAGCGCGCCGTTCTCGCCGAAGCGATGCACGAAGGCGAGATAGTGCTTGTGGCCTTTTTCCGCGAGCTCGCCGATCTGCGAGAAATCCATCGAGGGCGCATCGGCGAGATCAATCACCATCTCGTCGTTGCCGTGCTCGAGCATGTGGAAGAACACCGAGCGGCGCCAGCTCCTGGCCGCGTCGCCCTCGGCAGTCGAGCCGTATTCGAACGCGTCGCTCTCGTTGCTGGGACGGTCGCTCCAGCGGAAGCCGCGGCCCTCATAGATCGGATGCAGCGTGTCGATCACGACGAGCCCGCGCGAGAGTTCCAGCCCTTCGGCGCGGCAGCGCTCGCAGAAGCCGCGGAGCAGCTCGTTTTCGAGCAGGCCCGTGAGCCCCTGGCCGGTCAGCCAGTTCATCAGCGCGAGGCGCGAGGTCAATTGCATGCGCCATTATGGCGTGCATTCGTGACGAGCGAAAGGCCACGCGCGAACCGTGCGCAACCAGGGCTCCCGTCCGCAGCAGATCGAATATGTCGCGGACGCTGTTGACGCACTCTCGCCACGGGCCGCAAATGCAACCAATGACACCGCCGCACACCGAGACCAGATTCGCACCAACATGAGCCAGCGCCAGCTTCCAATCATCCTGGCGCTCGGCACCACGCAGACCCTGGCCTGGGCTTCCAGCTACTACCTGCCGGCGCTGCTCGCCGATCCCATGGCGCGCGACCTCGGCGTCTCCTCCAACTGGATCTTTGGCGCGTTCTCGGCCTCACTCGTGATCTCGGCGATGCTCGGCCCGCGCATCGGGCGGCAGATCGATCTGTTCGGGGGCCGGCAGGTGCTGTCGGTCTCGAACCTGACGATGGCCGCGGGTCTCGTCCTGCTCGGCCTCTCGCACTCATTGGCGGTGATGGCGTTCGCCTGGCTCGTGCTCGGCATCGGCATGGCGATGGGGCTCTATGACGCCGCCTTCGCCGCGCTGAGCCGCATCTACGGCACCGAGGCGCGCAGGCCAATCACCGGCATCACGCTGATGGCAGGCTTCGC includes the following:
- a CDS encoding DUF6163 family protein, producing MSEISTRDAARDGASARDAARDNARDNAMSVAAISSERPESDDNVWTRRLVLFLRVMALLSILKGLYHWAQVTGFVGGEDEAFENQSMAWQAATVYFAVIELVAAVGLWLATPWGAVVWLTTVVSMAVIELMFPGIYGGSLIVVGVEAFMLAAYLALAWMAARERPP
- a CDS encoding arginyltransferase; this translates as MTQHSRDTPQFYLTAPSPCPYLPGRHERKVFTHLVGERAGDLNDLLTHGGFRRSQSIAYRPACDQCRACVSVRVVANEFRPSRNFRKVIARNADIIGEQRSAVPTSEQYSVFRAYLDSRHRHGGMADMTVLDYAMMVEDSHVETRIIEYRKRGPDSGITGRGEELIAVALTDVLSDGLSMVYSFFEPSQVSRSMGTFMILNHIARARRQGLPYVYLGYWIEGSKKMDYKARFLPQQRLAPSGWLRIDAQGDATSEPQD
- a CDS encoding pyridoxamine 5'-phosphate oxidase family protein, producing the protein MSSPQIRREDRAMSQERILEMLARGYAGHLATVSEDGFPYCIPLLYLWLDGEVYLHTTAARGHLRANIERDPRVCIEIDEHEGVFDYGRFECDSGLAYRSICLFGRIRVVGDTGIKQRFCETLMAKYGKPDTTRPKGFFPRLDIITVYAVAIERMTGKETSMPPLSEQWPAKDRTKTPNVSAPAIRR
- a CDS encoding Nramp family divalent metal transporter, which translates into the protein MDARSPDLTQDAAGRRTDAPATKSLAEVNATIAIPTAGVWWRRFLAFVGPGYLVSVGYMDPGNWATDLAGGSKFGYTLLSVILLSNLMAILLQSLAARLGIVTDRDLAQACRATYSPAVNFLLWLACEAAIIACDLAEVIGTAIALKLLFGIPLIGGALLAALDAFLLLLLMNRGFRFLEAFVIAMLVVIAVCFVVQIVAAAPPMAEVLHGFMPKTEIFTNPEMLYIAIGIIGATVMPHNLYLHSSIVQTRAYERNDTGRREAIKWATTDSTIALMLALFINAAILVVAAATFHKSGHSDVAEIGQAFELLSPLLGLGIASTLFAIALLASGLNSTVTATLAGQIVMEGFLDLRLPSWARRLLTRGIAIVPVIVVTAIYGERGTADLLVFSQVVLSMQLPFAVIPLVRFVSDRRKMGKFAIPPYVAAIAWIVAGIIVILNVKLLVDTLFG
- the pdxR gene encoding MocR-like pyridoxine biosynthesis transcription factor PdxR, translating into MKSRQSWAELYSFSVDRTAEAPVFRQIYLELRSAILSGALRPAAKLPSTRDLAAQLGVSRTAVVSAFEQLLAEGYAFGRKGAGTYVASDLPEPFAAPHGRKTRTAPAAAGVASFHGLGDFVDVTTQNDERPFNLGRTLLDARSAELWRKLTARTLRSFERHHLGYGDPRGLLELRKSVCDYLRAARGVRCEVDQIVITAGTQQAVDIVARVMPGPDKEVWIEDPGYTLTRLTLAASGAKVCAIPVDQHGVNVTEGIRRAPKARAVFITASHQFPTGVPLSMARRLELFAWARESGAWIIEDDYASEFRYGGRPLASLQGLDEAGRVIYVGTLNKALFPELRLGYAVLPHPLVRNFVAARYLIDRQPSSLCQSVAAAFMEEGHFAAHIRRMREVYRRQRDTLVAALRRRLGDHLSVEPPDQGMHLVAYTRRGLSDVKIERAARDHGVTVRAMSRHYIEAPAQSALMLGFSGYPQQTIAPAVARLARAIAADCVPD
- a CDS encoding adenylate/guanylate cyclase domain-containing protein; this encodes MQLTSRLALMNWLTGQGLTGLLENELLRGFCERCRAEGLELSRGLVVIDTLHPIYEGRGFRWSDRPSNESDAFEYGSTAEGDAARSWRRSVFFHMLEHGNDEMVIDLADAPSMDFSQIGELAEKGHKHYLAFVHRFGENGALGLMDCLYSCWTTRRDSGFSEPELEALRDLVPVLGLAIKSAQQVDIARTLGRVYLGRDASAQVLGGRITRGVTERINAVLWYSDLRGSTGISESIGPDEIIPFLNDYAQAVIDAIHDAGGDVLKLIGDGVLAMFWGEDMSDARRAALRAEHLFRKNVAALNKRREADGRPTTSAYIGLHVGEVFYGNIGSADRLDFTVVGPTVNEVSRIASMSRSVDRELLASAEFYKGLDATGRRYLVSTGRYALRGIGRAQDLYTLDPEVDTSEPVTGSYERYLAN
- a CDS encoding IS630-like element ISRj1 family transposase, coding for MIPEAREVHLSRKDRKVLEACCRSPVTLQRDLKRARIVLLAADGRSTRSIAKEVGVQPRIVSLWRHRYADHGLEGLQDKPRPGKQPIYTKTTDKRILKLLDKPPPQGFARWTGPLLAEALGDVDVQYVWRFLRSHKIDLVARKSWCESNDPNFTAKAADVVGLYVAPPAKAIVLCVDEKPSIQALERAQGYLKLPNGRALTGQSHDYKRHGTTTLFAALEVATGKIIATNSKRRRRVEFLDFMNSVTAAFPNRKLHVILDNLNTHKKNEDWLKAHPNVQFHFTPTSASWLNQVEVWFSILQGQSLSGTSFTSLKQLQEHIDAYVNAYNDRAEPFVWTKKKVRQRRFKGRRITQL
- the hemB gene encoding porphobilinogen synthase, whose product is MAIKYGRPIELREVSRRDGASASPALDLAVRPRRNRKAEWARRMVRENVLTTDDLIWPLFLIDGNNKREQIASMPGVDRLSVDQAVREAERAMKLTIPCLALFPYTDPSLRDEEGSEATNPNNLVCQAVRAIKKEFPDIGILCDVALDPFTSHGHDGLISDGKILNDETVAVLVRQALVQAEAGCDIIAPSDMMDGRVAAIREGLDRSGLLDVQIMAYAAKYASAFYGPFRDAIGSAKTLTGDKRTYQMDSANTDEALREVDLDISEGADMVMVKPGMPYLDVVRRVKDTFAMPTFAYQVSGEYAMIAAAANNGWLDGERAMMESLLAFKRAGADGVLSYFAPKVAEKLRSQT
- a CDS encoding RDD family protein — encoded protein: MSYSDSGNAWRNDGAMQPHAFDPYLHPELFRGVATRRAFAFLIDMVVISVPVILGYIFIALFGIVTLGIGWALFWLAWPASVVWAIVYYGACIGGPSSATIGMRLMDLELRTWYGAPGYFVLGATHAVLFWVTVSFLTPFVVLVGLFNGRRRLLHDVVLGTVVINNSVRAPVPQAARTY
- a CDS encoding MFS transporter, which codes for MSNPLRLPDTFNRLAWSNLAAQSAEQIALAAAPIVAVLTLGVAEGQTGLLQTALTLPFVLFAIPAGLLADRISRRSLMAGAEALRAVALAAIVLLLTLGAFNLPLLALLGFAAVCGTVVYSVAAPALVPSLVSAELLPSANARIELARTIAFASGPALGGALVGWWGASPAFGFAAALSAIAVVLLSGIYEPTRTPSPRRHPFQDIREGAAFVFHHPLLRPVFITQFIFNTGWFLQIAVFVPYAVRHLGLTAAGVGSVLTMYGVGMVIGALFATRVMKRIAFGTVVGLGPVTGFVAAVVMALTVLVPSPSLAALSFFLLGVGPILWVISTTTLRQSVTPPRLLGRVSAINIMSYGARPLGSALGAIVGGFWSAEACLYLAAAVFGVQALVIWLSPAVALDRQPAMVGDEVPARC